The genomic window ATCCTGCATATCAAGGTTTTCAATAGCCGGCTCTTCAAGTTCAAGATACTCCGCAATTATATCCCTTGCCACAGGTGCCGCGTATCCACCATGAGCACCCTGGAAAAGAAGAACAGCTACAGCTATGCGCGGGTTCTCATAAGGTGCAAACGCAACGAACCACGCAAAACTCTTGTAATCCTCCTTGTAGGAATCAAGAACAGTTTTGTCCAGCGCTCCATCCGTATACTCGTCAAGGGCACTTTGCCAAATCACTCCATCGTCAAGATATCCGCTTCTTACTTTTTGCGCAATTTTATCAGATTGACCAGCCTTCTCAAAAGCAGTAATCTCTTCATTGCGCTCCTTTGTAATATCGTCCACCAAGGATTCCATTGCAGCAAGCTCTAATGAGTTCCCTTCATATTTACCCAAAGCAGAAAGATTTCCGAGATAAGAATTGTACTCTTTGAAATGTTGCTTAAAATATTCAACTTCATCAGATGGTGGAATCTTGCCCTCTTTTTCGGCTGTTCCTGTCTTTGCTCCAACTTTAACTGGAAAATCGGCAAAAAGTGCTTTGGCAGTTCCTTCATCACCCGAGGTAACCGCTAGCATGCCTTCCCTCAAATATGATAAGTTTTTCGAATCCTTAAGATCTATTTCTACCCCGTTTCCGCTGTTTTCACTGTTGAGTGTCAAGTCATAAAGCGTACCCCCATTGGCAATAGCAGCAACGTATCTAGCCATCTGAAGGGAAGTGTATGTATGCCCGCCCTGTCCTATCGCCAGGTTGAACGTGTCCCCAACATCCCACGCTATTTGGTTGAAGTAGCTGTATTTAATCAAATCAGCAAGGGCTTCGACTTTTGCTAAACGCGAATTTTCAACATTTTCGTCTCTAACCCCAATCTTCGAAAGCCTGCTTATTATTTCACCTCTGGAAGGATTCTCCTCTGCCCAATCCGCAATCACTTTCACTATTTCATCCAATTTCTCTGCATCCTCAAAAATTTCAGCCTCGAAATATTCTTCGGCCACATCTTTAAGTTTCAGTTTTAGATAATATTTTTTATTTGCAATTTCTTTTGTAGGATCGGGCACTCCATACGCCGCCTCTTCAATTTCTATTCCGGTGTTTTCTCCCAATCCAAATTTTTTGGCATAATCAAGCATTGTTTCAACATTCATTTCAAAATCCATGGGCCTATCTTTATA from Peptostreptococcaceae bacterium includes these protein-coding regions:
- a CDS encoding penicillin-binding protein, encoding GYRKYQPITLAGDISEETAILIEEKGMHLPGIDVEIEPIRYYPEGELAAHVLGYLGKISTGVEVERYVDEMGYSSDAFIGKTGIEKSYETLLKGQNGFKKVEVDVYGQLISKISEEKPIPGKDIVLTIDAGLQKTAETALEKVLNRIQTKSVYESPWGDYTFGEQSPNADSGAVVAIDVNSGEILAMANFPSFDPNLFTTGINQTDWNNLQPVNARNPLAARPMYNIAALTAVQPGSTFKMITVLAALEQGLNPYESIYSNGRIELADRDFGCWIWNDYHAKHGLTNLIRAIEVSCNYYFYSISVGYDFYKDRPMDFEMNVETMLDYAKKFGLGENTGIEIEEAAYGVPDPTKEIANKKYYLKLKLKDVAEEYFEAEIFEDAEKLDEIVKVIADWAEENPSRGEIISRLSKIGVRDENVENSRLAKVEALADLIKYSYFNQIAWDVGDTFNLAIGQGGHTYTSLQMARYVAAIANGGTLYDLTLNSENSGNGVEIDLKDSKNLSYLREGMLAVTSGDEGTAKALFADFPVKVGAKTGTAEKEGKIPPSDEVEYFKQHFKEYNSYLGNLSALGKYEGNSLELAAMESLVDDITKERNEEITAFEKAGQSDKIAQKVRSGYLDDGVIWQSALDEYTDGALDKTVLDSYKEDYKSFAWFVAFAPYENPRIAVAVLLFQGAHGGYAAPVARDIIAEYLELEEPAIENLDMQDNLQGTE